One part of the Bacteroidia bacterium genome encodes these proteins:
- a CDS encoding SRPBCC family protein translates to MEQVQQKNFEIVSIGIKAHPDEVFDYVANGKNLPEWTDFFKEADNSSAIIVTSQGELKVAMETVLNKELGVIDTIIEMPDGTKNYSWSRVSGNKHGRESVFSFTLIAPPLPPDALDKFLAKQKSQLEEELRSLKSILEN, encoded by the coding sequence ATGGAACAAGTACAGCAAAAGAACTTCGAAATTGTAAGCATCGGGATAAAGGCTCATCCTGATGAAGTTTTTGATTATGTAGCCAATGGGAAGAACTTACCTGAATGGACCGACTTCTTCAAGGAGGCAGATAATAGCTCAGCCATTATTGTTACTTCTCAGGGAGAATTGAAAGTAGCTATGGAAACTGTCCTGAATAAAGAGTTAGGAGTAATCGATACCATTATAGAGATGCCGGATGGTACAAAGAATTATTCCTGGTCCCGGGTTAGTGGAAATAAGCATGGAAGAGAATCAGTCTTTAGTTTTACCCTTATAGCTCCTCCTTTACCTCCAGATGCTTTGGATAAATTTCTGGCCAAGCAAAAGTCTCAATTAGAGGAGGAATTGCGGAGCTTGAAATCAATTCTTGAAAATTAA
- a CDS encoding RNA polymerase sigma factor, producing MKFYEANIQESDQELIAASLEGDQIALEKLIKKHQAWVYNIAWNMADNPEAAADITQEVLIRMITKLSTFKQESQFRTWLYRMLKNYFLNTKRDKYEQNTLAFEDFAAGLNGIRDEKLSDYTFEVEEKLLVKEAKMGCMKAMLLCLKPEQRMIYILGELFEFPDRLGGEIMEISRANFRIKLHRARKQLYTFMDGQCGLINRKNPCRCAKKTMGFIKKGYVNPDKLLFEQERVNRIEALVPQKTKDLEKEGMPAYQKIFQEHPFLKGPEFLEEVKALLRSKGIGGTFNLN from the coding sequence ATGAAATTTTACGAAGCCAACATACAGGAATCGGATCAGGAATTGATAGCTGCCAGTTTGGAAGGAGACCAAATCGCGCTGGAAAAGCTCATCAAAAAACACCAGGCATGGGTCTATAATATTGCCTGGAATATGGCAGATAATCCGGAAGCTGCAGCTGATATTACCCAGGAAGTCCTGATCCGAATGATTACCAAACTATCGACCTTCAAACAAGAGAGCCAATTTCGGACCTGGCTATATCGGATGCTCAAAAATTACTTCCTTAACACCAAAAGAGATAAATATGAGCAAAATACCCTGGCTTTTGAAGATTTTGCAGCAGGTCTAAATGGAATCCGGGATGAAAAGTTGAGCGATTACACGTTTGAGGTAGAGGAGAAATTGTTGGTGAAAGAGGCCAAAATGGGCTGTATGAAGGCCATGTTGCTTTGTCTCAAACCGGAACAGAGGATGATCTATATTTTGGGTGAGTTATTTGAGTTTCCCGATAGGCTGGGAGGTGAGATCATGGAAATCAGCCGAGCAAACTTTCGCATAAAACTTCATCGGGCTCGCAAACAACTTTATACCTTTATGGATGGCCAATGTGGCTTAATCAACAGAAAGAATCCCTGTCGGTGTGCGAAGAAGACGATGGGTTTTATAAAGAAAGGCTATGTCAATCCTGATAAGCTTTTATTTGAGCAAGAAAGGGTAAATCGGATTGAGGCCCTTGTCCCGCAGAAAACCAAAGACCTGGAAAAAGAAGGAATGCCCGCCTATCAGAAAATATTTCAGGAGCATCCTTTCTTAAAAGGACCCGAGTTTCTAGAGGAAGTAAAAGCCTTGCTTCGCTCCAAAGGCATAGGTGGAACCTTTAACCTGAATTGA
- a CDS encoding nuclear transport factor 2 family protein yields MNVYINIFLISLSLISCQSAERELSALSNTEKEILNLRKASNEAIQKGDLEAISSFWVKDILISTGAGTLLAGSEEVKAYLAAVYEKTPDIVFVRMPYELKENRQTQMAWEEGEWKGYLKTNPDEILASGKYAAAWSKIGEDWKIKSQLFVGL; encoded by the coding sequence ATGAATGTTTATATCAATATTTTTCTCATCTCTCTCTCTTTGATTTCCTGTCAGTCGGCAGAAAGGGAACTATCTGCCCTTTCGAATACAGAAAAAGAAATCCTGAATCTGCGAAAAGCTTCTAATGAAGCCATTCAAAAAGGGGATCTTGAGGCAATTTCTTCCTTTTGGGTAAAGGACATCCTGATTAGTACGGGTGCAGGAACCCTTTTGGCAGGAAGTGAGGAAGTAAAAGCTTATCTCGCAGCTGTTTATGAAAAGACTCCGGATATCGTTTTTGTACGTATGCCCTATGAATTGAAGGAGAATAGGCAGACACAGATGGCCTGGGAAGAAGGAGAATGGAAAGGCTACCTCAAAACAAATCCGGATGAGATTCTGGCATCCGGAAAATATGCTGCAGCCTGGTCTAAAATTGGCGAGGATTGGAAAATTAAATCACAATTGTTTGTGGGACTTTGA
- a CDS encoding DUF6265 family protein → MKKILFILGFSLLFFPAFSQNANTLQLEEGMSSPPANLLDYDWIAGSWKGKAFGGTVEEVWTHASGGSMMGSFKLVVNGEVGFYELMTLTQEGETIHMRLKHFHGNLKGWEEKDETVDFPLVKAEKDKLYFSGLTFEKISDKEINVYVLIGGDDGAEEAKFSYTKE, encoded by the coding sequence ATGAAAAAGATTCTATTTATCCTTGGATTCTCCCTCCTTTTCTTTCCTGCATTTTCCCAAAATGCCAACACCCTCCAGCTTGAAGAAGGGATGAGTTCCCCTCCTGCCAATTTATTGGACTATGACTGGATAGCCGGCTCCTGGAAAGGAAAAGCCTTTGGTGGAACTGTCGAAGAAGTCTGGACCCATGCTTCTGGGGGCTCTATGATGGGAAGTTTCAAATTGGTCGTAAATGGAGAAGTTGGTTTTTACGAATTGATGACCCTTACACAAGAAGGAGAAACCATTCACATGAGACTCAAGCATTTCCATGGCAACCTGAAAGGTTGGGAAGAGAAAGATGAAACCGTTGATTTTCCCTTGGTCAAGGCTGAAAAAGACAAGCTCTATTTCAGTGGGCTTACCTTTGAAAAAATCAGCGATAAAGAAATCAATGTGTATGTACTGATTGGAGGGGACGATGGAGCTGAGGAAGCCAAATTTAGCTATACAAAAGAATAA
- a CDS encoding SRPBCC family protein, which produces MKYTLEILIDRSRDQVIELFDNPDNMKHWQEGFVSMTHMSGTAGEIGAKSKLFYKMGKREVEMVETITKRDMPREFTATYETPTVWNEVSNHFEKVGGRQTKWISHVDFKFRGFMKLMAFFLPGAFKKQSFKFMQDFKTFAEAQ; this is translated from the coding sequence ATGAAATACACACTAGAAATTCTAATCGACCGATCCCGAGACCAGGTGATTGAACTTTTCGACAATCCCGACAACATGAAGCACTGGCAAGAGGGCTTTGTGAGTATGACCCATATGAGTGGAACTGCAGGAGAGATTGGAGCCAAGTCAAAGTTGTTTTACAAAATGGGCAAGCGTGAAGTCGAAATGGTAGAGACAATTACCAAAAGAGATATGCCCAGGGAGTTCACCGCTACTTACGAAACTCCTACGGTCTGGAATGAAGTCAGCAATCACTTTGAAAAGGTAGGAGGGAGGCAAACCAAATGGATTTCCCATGTTGATTTCAAATTCCGGGGCTTTATGAAATTGATGGCTTTTTTTCTGCCGGGTGCATTCAAAAAACAGTCCTTCAAATTTATGCAGGACTTCAAAACATTTGCAGAAGCTCAATAA
- a CDS encoding PIG-L deacetylase family protein — translation MKSDGKKLMAVFAHPDDESLMMGGALAKYAAEGVETYLLMATRGERGRFGVNGGKPGIDIVGKVREQELRNAARELQMTEVSFLNYLDGDLDKSDPQEIISRIAMHIRRLQPQVVVTFGPDGAYGHPDHVAISQFTTAAIQKAADPTFLTAAYRPHTVSKLYYLAWTQKKWDLYQESLKKLTSRVDEEIREVSAFPAWYISTYIDARAYWKQTWNAIQCHRTQMEMYDENIISQSDHMSLWGEQQFYRVFSTVNGGRAKENDLFEGIEVMSALQAPSEQQLKSVS, via the coding sequence ATGAAGTCCGATGGAAAAAAATTGATGGCCGTTTTTGCCCACCCTGATGATGAATCTTTGATGATGGGGGGCGCACTAGCAAAATATGCAGCTGAAGGAGTAGAGACTTATCTTCTGATGGCAACTCGTGGGGAAAGGGGCAGATTTGGAGTAAATGGCGGAAAGCCTGGCATTGACATCGTAGGAAAAGTTCGTGAACAAGAACTCAGGAATGCAGCCCGGGAATTGCAGATGACAGAAGTTTCCTTCCTCAATTATCTGGATGGTGATCTGGATAAAAGCGATCCTCAGGAAATCATCTCGCGTATTGCTATGCATATCCGCAGGCTTCAACCTCAAGTAGTTGTTACTTTCGGGCCGGATGGAGCTTATGGGCATCCGGATCATGTAGCCATTTCACAATTCACAACAGCTGCAATACAGAAAGCCGCTGATCCAACTTTCCTGACAGCTGCTTATCGCCCACATACGGTTTCCAAATTATACTACCTGGCATGGACTCAGAAAAAATGGGATTTATACCAGGAGAGTTTGAAAAAATTGACCTCTCGGGTAGATGAAGAAATACGGGAAGTTAGCGCTTTTCCAGCATGGTACATCAGCACCTATATAGATGCCCGTGCATACTGGAAGCAGACCTGGAATGCCATACAATGTCATCGGACACAAATGGAGATGTACGATGAAAATATCATCAGCCAAAGTGATCATATGTCATTATGGGGCGAACAACAATTCTATAGGGTTTTCTCTACCGTAAATGGAGGCAGAGCAAAAGAAAATGATTTATTCGAAGGCATAGAAGTGATGTCTGCCCTTCAAGCTCCGAGTGAACAGCAACTAAAATCAGTGAGTTAA
- a CDS encoding YHS domain-containing (seleno)protein — protein MNVYKSIILGIALILASSLSIQAQDYKTQYNVDDSKIALAGYSPVSYVDLGLAQRGSKNFKSEHDGIAYYFTSADQKTSFDKNPGNYLPEFGGWCATGIGVGAKFRTDPNKFLVQDGKLYLFLYSMEVDALELWKNDEAKLKASANKNWKKLQSTH, from the coding sequence ATGAATGTTTATAAAAGCATTATCCTGGGAATCGCTTTGATTCTCGCTAGCAGCCTTAGCATACAGGCGCAGGATTACAAAACACAGTACAATGTTGATGACAGTAAAATAGCCTTAGCAGGTTATAGTCCGGTTTCCTATGTAGACCTGGGATTGGCACAGAGAGGTTCCAAGAACTTCAAAAGTGAGCATGATGGCATCGCTTATTATTTCACTAGTGCTGACCAAAAGACAAGTTTTGACAAGAATCCTGGAAACTATCTCCCAGAGTTTGGAGGTTGGTGCGCGACTGGAATCGGAGTAGGAGCCAAATTCAGAACAGATCCCAATAAATTCCTGGTTCAGGATGGGAAATTGTATCTCTTTCTCTATAGCATGGAAGTAGATGCATTGGAACTATGGAAAAATGATGAAGCCAAACTTAAGGCTTCAGCAAACAAGAATTGGAAAAAGCTCCAATCCACTCATTAA
- a CDS encoding AraC family transcriptional regulator: MNLQIFHPKINEAIFFDAHVLIWIKSGRGIIEVDFKNYTDFENKLIFLSPGQWIKFLPGEYEVAKLDFPQNSVSQSREFRVLFKHLISLGYIDFEQENSEILQNLLGGDPFNILDLSTEQWYWQNPFNAKREEYSIIFDVKDIVDEHFHEHLKIDQILSSIPTDRYQLHRIFKSRLGLSLKNLSQNKLLLESQKDVAFTDKPIKEIAYDMGFRDPAYFNRFFKQKTQLSPGEFRQHFSPDQRDHFIEDLLELIRNHHKEQHLTAFYADKQAISIKALSRKVKEKLNMSVGQLIRTELIRSAKLMLMELPVKEVAYALGFEEANHFSSFFKKYAGMPPTAFQQKKSKY, encoded by the coding sequence ATGAATCTGCAAATCTTCCATCCCAAAATAAATGAAGCCATCTTTTTTGATGCGCATGTTCTGATTTGGATTAAATCTGGAAGAGGGATCATTGAAGTTGATTTCAAGAACTATACAGATTTTGAGAATAAACTCATCTTTCTTTCCCCGGGGCAATGGATAAAATTTCTTCCTGGAGAATATGAAGTTGCCAAACTGGATTTCCCCCAAAATTCTGTTTCTCAATCCCGAGAATTCAGGGTACTCTTCAAACATCTGATCTCCTTGGGATACATTGACTTTGAACAGGAAAATTCAGAGATATTGCAAAACCTGCTGGGAGGTGATCCCTTCAATATCCTGGATCTTTCAACCGAACAATGGTACTGGCAAAATCCATTTAATGCAAAAAGAGAAGAGTACTCCATCATATTTGATGTAAAGGATATTGTCGATGAGCACTTTCATGAACATCTCAAGATCGATCAAATCCTGAGTTCTATCCCTACTGATCGATACCAGCTTCATCGAATCTTTAAATCCCGCCTGGGACTCAGCCTAAAAAACCTCAGTCAAAACAAACTTCTGCTGGAAAGTCAGAAGGATGTAGCCTTTACAGATAAACCCATTAAAGAAATTGCTTATGACATGGGTTTTAGAGATCCCGCCTATTTCAATCGCTTCTTTAAACAAAAAACCCAACTCAGTCCGGGAGAATTTCGCCAGCATTTCTCCCCCGATCAAAGAGATCACTTCATAGAAGATTTATTAGAACTCATCAGAAACCATCACAAGGAACAACATCTTACCGCCTTTTATGCTGACAAACAGGCGATCAGCATCAAGGCTTTATCCCGTAAGGTAAAAGAGAAGCTCAATATGAGCGTGGGTCAATTGATCCGTACAGAATTGATCAGAAGCGCCAAATTGATGTTGATGGAGTTGCCGGTAAAAGAAGTAGCCTATGCCCTGGGATTTGAAGAAGCCAATCATTTCTCTTCTTTCTTCAAAAAATATGCGGGCATGCCCCCCACTGCCTTTCAACAAAAAAAGTCCAAGTATTAG
- a CDS encoding TlpA disulfide reductase family protein, protein MIIRPALGFFLISLMIFATSFLLPKVEERKVALENNWEIMRPDSVVKDFQDVIAGFKGKVVYVDFWASWCGPCMQDFRMAAPVKEAYMDEDIVFLYISLDESLHSWARANQRLQLDKNSFVVPDLYSSAIVSNFRVTTIPRYLIYDKNGNMVKDNAPPPGSSMGIRLIDKYLK, encoded by the coding sequence ATGATTATTAGACCAGCCTTAGGATTCTTTCTCATTTCCCTTATGATCTTTGCTACCTCTTTTCTCCTGCCTAAAGTGGAGGAAAGAAAAGTTGCCCTGGAAAATAATTGGGAGATTATGCGACCTGATTCAGTTGTTAAAGACTTTCAGGATGTGATTGCCGGATTCAAAGGGAAAGTTGTTTATGTTGATTTTTGGGCAAGCTGGTGCGGCCCCTGTATGCAGGACTTTCGGATGGCAGCCCCAGTCAAAGAAGCCTATATGGATGAAGACATTGTCTTCCTTTATATTTCACTGGATGAATCCCTTCATTCATGGGCAAGAGCTAATCAAAGACTTCAGCTTGATAAGAACAGCTTTGTCGTTCCCGATTTATATTCCTCTGCTATCGTCAGCAACTTTCGCGTAACTACCATCCCTCGTTATCTCATTTATGATAAAAATGGGAATATGGTAAAAGATAATGCCCCTCCTCCCGGAAGTTCCATGGGGATACGCTTGATTGATAAATATCTCAAATAA
- a CDS encoding serine hydrolase domain-containing protein: MKQVIQAIFLFIISSLSCTQMQKVSGQQSEQFSKEIKELQQYFHIPGMAAIVIEDGEIITEEYLGLADVEKDIAMDAETAIPMASLTKIFSASLIHQLAEEGKLSLDDPINMYLDEHPFSEDISIAHVLSHTSQGNPGEQFYYSYRFGALTAVIEKASGKSYEDVFQERILNHLRMENSIPHLSEAYVKEKKLKVAKPYAWEGEIQAGRFEYGFSSSAGLLSTLRDMARFDKALNENSLISAHAKSELFRPLSPHLPYAKGIFKSKMLDEEIYWGYGQYDHFSSLYIKLPKRKLSLIMAANNNLMSDPARLIYGDLSYSLFAQSFLKNFVLDKGEMNLLEDASSLEKLSMEKSSDFYRDKLLAQAVAESFLARYEVEHFQRSVDILSKVFDMYPEVESYADLTLLHNLSFLKTLDFHLELGGFDKFDEQLEKIGKMILHKDKANPYANVYMGGYFDMKGEVEKARTHYKSILEADNFSSFWYTNEAKNWLEAHP; encoded by the coding sequence ATGAAACAAGTCATACAGGCTATCTTTCTCTTTATTATATCCAGTCTTTCCTGCACACAAATGCAAAAAGTCTCCGGACAGCAAAGCGAACAGTTTTCTAAAGAGATCAAAGAACTTCAGCAATATTTTCACATCCCCGGAATGGCAGCGATTGTCATAGAAGATGGAGAAATCATCACAGAAGAATATTTGGGTTTAGCAGATGTAGAAAAGGATATCGCGATGGACGCTGAGACGGCAATTCCTATGGCCTCATTAACCAAAATATTCTCTGCCTCCCTTATTCATCAATTGGCTGAGGAAGGCAAACTCTCTCTGGATGATCCCATAAATATGTACCTGGATGAACATCCATTTTCTGAGGATATCAGCATTGCACACGTACTTTCTCATACCTCACAGGGAAATCCTGGCGAGCAATTTTATTATAGTTATCGCTTTGGAGCCCTAACAGCCGTTATCGAAAAAGCATCAGGAAAGAGCTATGAGGATGTCTTTCAGGAGAGAATTCTGAATCATTTAAGAATGGAAAACAGCATTCCTCATTTGTCCGAAGCCTATGTAAAAGAAAAAAAGCTCAAAGTTGCGAAGCCTTACGCATGGGAAGGGGAGATTCAAGCAGGAAGATTTGAGTATGGCTTCTCTAGTTCAGCTGGCCTGTTATCGACCTTAAGGGATATGGCTAGGTTTGACAAAGCACTCAATGAGAATAGCCTGATTTCGGCTCATGCAAAGTCTGAGCTATTTCGACCTTTATCTCCTCATCTGCCTTATGCCAAAGGGATATTTAAGAGCAAGATGCTGGATGAAGAAATCTACTGGGGCTATGGCCAATACGATCATTTTTCCAGTCTGTATATCAAGCTTCCCAAACGGAAGCTTTCTTTGATTATGGCGGCCAACAATAACCTCATGAGTGATCCAGCTCGACTCATTTATGGGGACTTGTCTTATTCTCTTTTTGCCCAAAGCTTTTTGAAGAATTTTGTTTTGGATAAAGGAGAGATGAATCTTTTGGAGGATGCTTCTAGTCTGGAAAAACTTTCAATGGAAAAGAGTAGCGACTTTTACCGGGATAAATTGCTGGCCCAGGCAGTCGCAGAAAGTTTTCTCGCTCGCTATGAAGTGGAGCATTTTCAAAGAAGTGTCGATATCCTGAGCAAAGTATTTGATATGTACCCGGAGGTGGAAAGCTATGCGGACCTGACATTGCTCCACAATCTATCCTTTCTCAAAACCCTTGATTTTCATTTAGAGCTGGGAGGATTTGACAAGTTTGATGAACAATTGGAGAAAATCGGGAAGATGATTTTGCATAAAGACAAGGCTAATCCTTATGCCAATGTGTATATGGGAGGTTATTTTGATATGAAAGGAGAAGTAGAGAAGGCCAGGACCCATTATAAGTCAATTCTAGAGGCTGATAACTTTTCTTCCTTCTGGTATACAAATGAAGCAAAGAACTGGCTGGAAGCCCATCCCTAA
- a CDS encoding class I SAM-dependent methyltransferase, with protein MFVESSEMYDLIYSFKDYQKESEEIAQLIHRRKPAAQKVLDVACGTAEHHKYLGDKFSITGLDINPGFIKIAKRKIPDGEYYIGDMREFELEQTFDVILCLFSSIGYVKDFEELVATLKSFRSHLSEEGLLIVEPWVTPENWYEGKVHMLTYESEGVKICRMNKSETEDRHSVLNFHYLIGTTKEGVRHFEERHELILLSINKMKEAFALAGLSVEHDPEGLIGRGMYYAKAV; from the coding sequence ATGTTCGTAGAAAGTTCAGAAATGTATGACCTTATCTATAGTTTTAAGGACTATCAGAAAGAGTCAGAAGAAATAGCACAACTTATCCATCGTAGAAAACCAGCAGCCCAAAAAGTACTTGATGTCGCTTGCGGAACCGCAGAGCACCATAAATACCTGGGAGATAAATTCTCCATCACTGGCCTAGACATCAATCCCGGATTCATCAAAATAGCCAAACGAAAGATACCGGATGGAGAATATTATATCGGAGATATGCGGGAATTTGAGTTGGAGCAAACATTCGATGTGATCCTCTGTTTGTTTAGCTCAATAGGCTATGTAAAAGATTTTGAAGAGCTCGTTGCAACTTTGAAAAGCTTCAGGAGTCATTTATCGGAGGAAGGCTTGCTGATCGTTGAGCCCTGGGTCACTCCGGAGAATTGGTATGAAGGAAAGGTCCATATGCTGACCTATGAGAGTGAAGGAGTGAAGATTTGTCGGATGAATAAAAGTGAAACAGAAGACAGGCATTCTGTTCTCAATTTCCACTACCTCATTGGAACAACCAAAGAAGGGGTTCGGCATTTTGAGGAAAGACATGAGCTGATTCTGTTAAGCATAAACAAAATGAAAGAAGCATTTGCTCTTGCTGGACTTTCTGTTGAGCACGATCCTGAAGGATTGATCGGCAGAGGTATGTATTATGCAAAAGCTGTCTAG
- a CDS encoding serine hydrolase, with the protein MQITTVLFRAVLSLIFCSSLFIAYAQNGSAEYDALLKEAFPAEGPGATALVAKNGKIIYQNAVGMADLELGVKMKPGNVFEIGSVTKQFTSVSILMLMEEGKLSIDDEITKFIPDYPTHGHKITIHHLLNHTSGIKSYTNMEAFSDVWRKDYSPEDLISEFKFKPMEFAPGDAWNYNNSGYFLLGYIIEKVSGMTYAEFIDQKIFQPLGMENSYYGSMPKIIKNRAKGYQRNGEDYVNAEYLSLTIPYAAGSIMSTVEDLNKWQIALKVGKLIKKESLDLAYTNTKLNNGDPTNYGYGWGNNEIFGSTTVEHGGGIFGYLTNGIYLPEEDVYVAVFSNCNCNDPSEVSTRMAALAIGKPYPSKEKAMKMKEADMQKLVGMYEYENGVKRNIIFEDGQLYSVRNGNRSEIYPTSKESWFFNQSTASYRFTYDANGEPATVYFEDRINSSKGKRVSKEIVTKREIEVAESILRQYVGTYEIQKGFNLVVTLEDGNLMTQATGQAKFQLFPETETKFFVKAFEAAVEFKKSDAGKVDSAVLYQGGQETKIIRIND; encoded by the coding sequence ATGCAGATTACTACCGTCTTATTTAGAGCAGTATTAAGTCTTATCTTCTGTTCTTCTCTTTTCATCGCCTATGCCCAAAATGGAAGTGCAGAATATGACGCACTTCTCAAGGAGGCCTTTCCTGCTGAAGGCCCGGGAGCAACTGCCCTGGTAGCAAAAAATGGAAAGATCATTTATCAAAATGCAGTAGGGATGGCGGACTTGGAATTAGGGGTTAAAATGAAGCCCGGTAATGTATTTGAGATTGGATCTGTTACCAAGCAATTTACTTCAGTTAGCATCCTGATGTTGATGGAAGAAGGGAAACTTTCGATCGATGATGAAATCACAAAATTCATCCCCGATTATCCTACCCATGGACATAAGATCACAATCCACCATTTACTCAATCACACTTCCGGTATAAAAAGCTATACCAATATGGAGGCTTTTTCTGATGTCTGGAGGAAAGACTATAGTCCCGAAGATTTGATCAGCGAGTTCAAATTTAAACCCATGGAATTTGCTCCGGGAGATGCCTGGAACTATAACAATTCCGGTTACTTTTTGCTCGGATACATCATTGAGAAGGTTTCCGGGATGACTTATGCAGAATTTATAGATCAGAAAATCTTCCAGCCTTTGGGTATGGAAAATAGCTACTATGGAAGTATGCCGAAAATCATCAAAAATCGAGCGAAAGGGTATCAAAGAAATGGAGAGGATTACGTCAATGCGGAGTATTTGAGTTTGACTATTCCCTATGCTGCAGGTTCGATTATGTCTACTGTTGAGGACCTTAACAAATGGCAAATAGCTCTCAAAGTAGGTAAACTTATCAAAAAAGAAAGCCTGGACTTGGCCTATACAAATACCAAACTCAACAATGGCGATCCCACTAACTATGGATACGGTTGGGGAAATAATGAAATCTTTGGTAGTACAACTGTTGAGCATGGAGGAGGCATATTTGGTTATTTAACCAATGGAATCTACTTGCCAGAGGAAGATGTATATGTAGCTGTTTTTTCCAATTGTAATTGCAATGATCCCAGCGAGGTTTCTACTCGTATGGCTGCTCTTGCCATAGGTAAGCCTTATCCCTCAAAAGAAAAGGCGATGAAAATGAAGGAAGCAGATATGCAAAAACTCGTAGGGATGTATGAGTATGAAAATGGAGTCAAGAGGAATATTATTTTTGAAGACGGCCAACTCTATAGTGTTAGAAATGGGAATCGCTCTGAAATTTATCCCACAAGTAAAGAAAGCTGGTTTTTTAACCAGAGTACTGCCAGCTATAGATTTACCTATGATGCTAATGGTGAGCCCGCAACGGTTTACTTTGAAGATCGAATCAATTCCTCCAAAGGAAAAAGGGTTTCCAAAGAAATTGTAACAAAAAGGGAAATTGAAGTAGCAGAAAGTATCCTTAGGCAGTATGTTGGAACCTACGAGATACAAAAAGGGTTTAATTTAGTGGTGACTTTGGAAGATGGTAATCTGATGACGCAGGCTACTGGTCAAGCTAAATTTCAGCTTTTTCCAGAAACGGAGACCAAATTCTTCGTCAAAGCATTTGAGGCAGCAGTGGAATTCAAAAAATCAGATGCAGGTAAAGTTGATTCTGCAGTTCTTTATCAAGGAGGGCAGGAGACTAAGATAATACGAATAAACGACTAG
- a CDS encoding YCF48-related protein, protein MCIRISLLLLLSLVFSCKETSLEKSFQIKTPTFDTFPINASVRAIEVVDELNMWFAAGEGMFGYTEDGGNSWTQDSIKIGDKPLEFRAIAITEEAVFLLSTGSPAYLLRSENKGQSWEEVYKEELPGTYYNSLKFWDKMEGIAVGDPTESCLSVIITRDGGKTWKKVSCESLPQAAEGEAGFAASNTNIALRGDHVWLATGGAKARIIHSADKGRSWEVYDTPIIQGGQMTGIFSVDFLDEKNGIIFGGDWEKQDAQQKTKAITNDGGKTWRLVSNGDTPGFRSCVQYVPGSSGKGILAVGSPGISYSMDAGESWVNLNDEGFYTIRIADSGKAAWLAGKNRIMKMSW, encoded by the coding sequence ATGTGCATTCGAATCTCGCTTTTACTACTACTAAGTTTAGTTTTTTCTTGTAAGGAAACTTCGCTTGAAAAAAGCTTTCAAATAAAGACACCCACCTTTGATACTTTCCCTATCAATGCCAGTGTACGTGCCATAGAAGTGGTCGATGAACTCAATATGTGGTTCGCGGCTGGGGAGGGTATGTTTGGATATACAGAGGATGGAGGAAATAGCTGGACCCAGGATAGTATCAAAATAGGAGACAAACCCCTGGAATTTCGTGCAATCGCCATTACAGAGGAGGCAGTTTTTTTGCTTAGCACAGGAAGCCCTGCCTATTTACTACGTTCAGAAAACAAAGGCCAAAGTTGGGAAGAGGTATATAAGGAGGAACTTCCCGGCACCTATTATAATTCGCTGAAATTTTGGGATAAAATGGAAGGTATAGCGGTTGGTGATCCTACTGAGTCTTGTTTGTCTGTAATCATTACCCGAGATGGAGGCAAGACCTGGAAGAAGGTTAGCTGTGAAAGCCTTCCTCAGGCAGCAGAAGGAGAGGCAGGCTTTGCTGCCAGTAATACGAATATTGCTCTCCGGGGAGATCATGTCTGGCTGGCAACCGGAGGCGCAAAAGCTCGGATTATTCACAGTGCTGATAAAGGGCGAAGCTGGGAGGTCTACGACACCCCCATCATTCAGGGCGGTCAAATGACGGGAATTTTTTCCGTTGATTTTTTAGATGAAAAAAATGGGATCATTTTTGGAGGAGACTGGGAAAAACAGGATGCCCAACAAAAAACCAAAGCGATAACAAATGATGGAGGGAAAACCTGGCGCCTTGTGAGCAATGGAGATACACCAGGATTTCGTTCCTGTGTGCAATATGTTCCCGGGAGTTCCGGTAAAGGCATTCTAGCCGTTGGGAGCCCTGGTATTTCCTATTCAATGGATGCCGGAGAGAGTTGGGTAAATCTCAATGATGAAGGCTTCTACACGATCCGCATTGCTGATTCGGGTAAAGCTGCCTGGTTAGCTGGAAAAAATCGCATCATGAAGATGAGTTGGTAG